In Myxococcales bacterium, the genomic window ACGTTGATGGCGGCTGGTTGTGTCGGAACGGCCCGCGCTGCCCTCGAACAAACCCTCTCCCACGTCACCTCGCGTCAGCAGTTTCAGCGCAGCATCGGCGATTTCAGCGCCTCTCGCGCGCAGGTCGCGCGCATGGCCGCTCAGCTCTACGCCGCCGAGACCCTGGTGCGCTGGGTCGGTCACGCGCTCGCCGCTGCTGAGCCCATCGACGAGCTGTCGTTGGCCGCGAAGGTCGTGTGCAGCGAGACGAGCTTCGAGATCTGCGACCGCGCCATTCAGTTGCACGGCGCCTTGGGTTTCATCGAGCCCACCGGTGTCGCGCGCCTGCTGCGCGACTGCCGCATCACGCGCATCTTCGAGGGCGCGAACGACGTGCTCCTGGTCCGGGGTGGCGCGGCGGTGCTCGGCAGAAAACCCGGAGCCGACAGCGCGAGCCTCGCCCCCTCGCTGAGCGGGCCGCTGGAGCGCGAGGCGAAGGCCTGGGACTCACTCCGCGCTCGCTTCGTCGACGCAACCCTCAGCGTGCGCACCGAACACGGTGTCGGAGTCGTACGCCATCAGCTGGTGCTGCAGGCGGTGGCGCGCGCGAGCCTCGCCCTGACCGCCGCGCTCGGCTGTCTGCTGCGCGCCCACGCTCGCCAGGACGACCTCGAGCTCTCGCTCGCCCGTCACGCCACCGAAGACCTGATGCTCGAGGCCGAGCGGCACCTGGACGACCTCGGACGCGCCGTGCGCGACGAGTCCCGCGTGCACGCCCTGAGCGAGCACCTCTACGCCCCCTTCCGCCGCACCGCGGCCCGATCCCCGGAGAGTCCCGAATGAAGCTGCGCTTCGTGTATCCCAAGTTTTCCCGTCACGCCGAGCACCACCCGGAGCTACGCGAGGCGGTGCCCTGCAACGAGTACTTCGGGCCGCCGTCCCTCGGCATTGCCTGCCTCGCGGCGGTCACACCCTCGACCTGGGAGTACGACTTTCGCGACGACCGCGTGGAGGACGTGGGTCTCGACGACGACGTCGATCTGGTGGCGCTCTCGTTCTTCACTCCCGCCGCCACGCGCGGGCTCGAGCTCGCGGACGCCTTCCGCGCCCGCGGCAAACAGGTCGTCATGGGCGGCATCTTCCCGACCATGATGCCGGACGTCGCCCAGGCGCACGCCGACGCGGTCGTGGTGGGTGAGGGCGAAGGCGTCTGGAACGCCGTGCTCGAGGACGCAGCGAAGGGCAAGCTGCACCCACGCTACGGCGGCTCGGCGGTCGATCCGTCCACTCTGCCCCTGCCCAAGGTCGATCTCTACATCGACAAAGAGACCGACGCCTATCGACCGGACGACTACCCGGTGCAGATCGCCCGCGGCTGCCCGCTCAAGTGTTTCGCCTGTGTGCTGCCGACCAGCATGGGCCCGAAGCTGCGACACTTCGGCACCGAACACGCGCTCGGCCAGATCGAACAGCTCGCCGCCCGCGGCAAGCTCGGCTCGTTGACGGAGGACACGAGCCTGTTCTTCGGCTCCGGCACTCAGCGGCGTTTTGGCTGGCTGCTCGACGCGCTGGCTGAACGCAGCGGTCCCGCGCCCATCAGCTACCTCGGCACCAGCATGCCGATGATCAGGGCGACCAGCAGTGAGTTTCTGCACCGCATGCGCGCGGCGGGCATCAACATGTTCTATCTGGTCGGCGGCTTCGATCCGTTCACCATGAAGGCCTTCACCGGGCGTGATCCCGACGCACTGTCGAAGGCCCACGACGCCGTCCGCAAGGCCTTCGATCACGGCATCGAGCCCTACACGTCGTTTTTGGTCGGCAACGACGACGACGACGAGGGCACCTTCGATCGCATGCTCGAGTTCGCCACCAAGGCGGGGATCCGGAAGGCAGAGTTTGCCATCCTGACGCCGTACCCGGGCACCGCCATCTGGCATCGATTCCTGTCGGAAGACCGCATCATCAGCCGCGACTGGTCGCGCTACAACGACGCCAACGTGGTCTTCAAACCCAAACACATGAGCCCCGAGCGGCTGCTGGCGGGCTACCTGTATCTGTGGAAAGAGTTCTACCGCACGCGCCAGGATCTGCGAGAGCTCGGCCGCGAGGAGCGCACGATTCAGTTCTGACGAAAAATGCTCTAACCTGACCCCATGTGGAGCGGGTGGGTCGCACTCGGGGCGTGTGCGCTCAGCGCCTGTTCGCTCGAGGTCGCGGAGCTCGAGCCGGCCAAGGACGCAGGCGCCGGCGGCGTGGCAGGAAGCACGGGGGGCGGCGCTGGCAGCGGTGGCGCGGGCAGCGGCGGCACATCCACGGGCTTCTGCGCGAACCACACCGATGCGGCACTGTGCAAGGACTTCGACGACGGCAAGGCACTCGGCTTTGGTTTCAACGGCGTCGAGCTGGCACCCCCGTGCACGCTGGTGCTCGACACTCAGGCCTCGAGCTCGGCGCCCAACGCGATGCGCAGCCTGATCCCGGCAGGCACACCGGACACCGACAGCTACGCCTACGCCTACGGGGACTTCGCACCGACCGCCAAGGACGTCACGCTCGCGTTCGACATTCTCACGGACGTCTCGAAGATCGGTGCGAGTGCCGACGTGGCGTCCATCAGCATCGATCCATCGGGCAAGTGGCACGTCGCGAACTTCGAGCTGTATCCGCAAGGCGCGCACATCGAATTGGGGTATCCAGACACGAGCGGCCAGACGGTCTACAAAGACTACGGTCTCACGGCTTTCCCACAGAAGGGCAAGTGGTCGCGGGTCGTGATGCACATGACCCGCACCGTGAAGCCAAGCTTGACCGTGACCATCGACGACAAGGTCGTGGGCTCGGAGTTCTTGCCCGACGGTTACATGAACGACGGGCTACGCATTCGCGTCGGCGTCAGCTTCGCGCCGAAACAAACCCAAGATTTCACCGTTCACTACGACAACGTATTGGTCGAATTGAAATGAAGCTCCGGAGCGCTGTTCCGTTGGCAGCGGTCCTGGCGTTGGCGTGCCAGCGAACGACCGACCCCGAGCCAGCGAACACAGCACCGCCGCACCCCACTGCCGAAGTCGCTCCGGTCGAGGTCACGACGTCCGAGCCGCCCGCACCCAGCACCGCGGCATCCACGGACGCTGGGATGCACCCCGACGCGTCAGACGCGGGACCCGGCGACTCGCCAGACCCGCCTGCCGACGCCGCGCCACCCGCGACCGCCTGCGCACCGGCCGCACACCCACCGACCCTCGACGTCTACCTCCGGTTTTCCACACGCAGGCAGAGTCTGGGTCCCAGCGCTCCGCGCCTGGAGATGCTGGTCGCCAAGATCACGGCGGCGACCACCAAGCTCAACTACGAAGTCTGGGCAAGCCCGGAGCCCACCAGCTGCGAAGCCAAGGCGGACGGCGCGGACATGCTCGTGCACTGCATCACCGACGAGGCGCAGATCAGGGCCCGGGTTCACGTCGTGGGTGAGGAGTTGGTGGTGGACTCGCTCGGGCTCGGCGCGCTGATGCTGGAGCCGGTCGGTTCGCGCAGGAAGCCAGCGACAGAGCAGTCCATGCAGCGGCAAGCCAGCGTCAAGGTCCCTTGCGGCACCCGTCTCCGGGTTCACCCGGCCAGCCGCGGCCCGTTCTGAGCTTCACGCCCTGACGAAGACGGACTGCACCACACCCGTCGCGTGCGCCTCACTGGTCTCGAGCCGCCACTTGCGCGCGGGCACGCCGTCCAAGAAGAGCGACGGTCCCGCGCCGAGCATCACGGGAATGGTCGCGAGCTCCATGCGGTCGACCAGGTCGTGCTCCAGGAACAGCTTCACCACCCCGCCTCCGCCGCACAGGTACACGTGCTCGTGTTTGCCGCGCTCGCGCCACCTCGCACTGTCGAAGGCCTCGAAGGTCTCGTTGTCTACCGCGACCAGATCATCGCGACGTGTGATCACCACACAGGGACGGTCCGAGTACGGCCAGGGGTCGAAGCGCTTGCACACCTCCCACGTGCCTCGGCCCAGCACGGTGACGTCGACCGTCTGGTAGAACGCCGTGTAGCCATAGTCCCCGCCACGGCCACCGGAACCCGCGAGCTCGAGCCACTCCAGATCGTCGTTCTCTCCCGCAATGCGCCCGTCGA contains:
- a CDS encoding cobalamin-dependent protein (Presence of a B(12) (cobalamin)-binding domain implies dependence on cobalamin itself, in one of its several forms, or in some unusual lineages, dependence on a cobalamin-like analog.); amino-acid sequence: MKLRFVYPKFSRHAEHHPELREAVPCNEYFGPPSLGIACLAAVTPSTWEYDFRDDRVEDVGLDDDVDLVALSFFTPAATRGLELADAFRARGKQVVMGGIFPTMMPDVAQAHADAVVVGEGEGVWNAVLEDAAKGKLHPRYGGSAVDPSTLPLPKVDLYIDKETDAYRPDDYPVQIARGCPLKCFACVLPTSMGPKLRHFGTEHALGQIEQLAARGKLGSLTEDTSLFFGSGTQRRFGWLLDALAERSGPAPISYLGTSMPMIRATSSEFLHRMRAAGINMFYLVGGFDPFTMKAFTGRDPDALSKAHDAVRKAFDHGIEPYTSFLVGNDDDDEGTFDRMLEFATKAGIRKAEFAILTPYPGTAIWHRFLSEDRIISRDWSRYNDANVVFKPKHMSPERLLAGYLYLWKEFYRTRQDLRELGREERTIQF
- a CDS encoding dihydrofolate reductase yields the protein MITLYIATSIDGRIAGENDDLEWLELAGSGGRGGDYGYTAFYQTVDVTVLGRGTWEVCKRFDPWPYSDRPCVVITRRDDLVAVDNETFEAFDSARWRERGKHEHVYLCGGGGVVKLFLEHDLVDRMELATIPVMLGAGPSLFLDGVPARKWRLETSEAHATGVVQSVFVRA
- a CDS encoding acyl-CoA dehydrogenase family protein — translated: MARALPRSPLALGLESPATLGAGLAVAHATPAEAEALPLVLAESKRLVATLADAARIDREGCIPESLRQAVAEAGLFGLTVPEEHGGAGFSLKSACAVIADIATIERSTAIMIGLHSGLGTRPLVELGSDELRARLLPEIASGARIAAFAATEAEAGSDLTGIRTTGTVTDAGIQLDGEKVYVTNGGFAGCFTVLARTPGLGGARAHSLVLIPRETVGVSIGPEEDKLGIRGSSTLTVTFEGATVPSSMILGEPGRGIDQAHAALAWGRTLMAAGCVGTARAALEQTLSHVTSRQQFQRSIGDFSASRAQVARMAAQLYAAETLVRWVGHALAAAEPIDELSLAAKVVCSETSFEICDRAIQLHGALGFIEPTGVARLLRDCRITRIFEGANDVLLVRGGAAVLGRKPGADSASLAPSLSGPLEREAKAWDSLRARFVDATLSVRTEHGVGVVRHQLVLQAVARASLALTAALGCLLRAHARQDDLELSLARHATEDLMLEAERHLDDLGRAVRDESRVHALSEHLYAPFRRTAARSPESPE